In Fluviicola taffensis DSM 16823, the following are encoded in one genomic region:
- the tsf gene encoding translation elongation factor Ts → MAITASDVNKLRQQTGAGMMDCKNALVEADGDFEAAVDILRKKGQKVAAKRGENEAAEGLVFAQTSADSKVGVLLTLNCETDFVAKNDTYRNFVQSLVDIAMSNLPATSEELKGLKYDDKLTVEEKITEQVGVIGEKLDLSGYAVVKGDTVVAYNHPGNQLATLVALNKGGETVAEAGRQVAMQVAAMNPIALDKDGVDARTIEREIEVGKELAIQEGKPAEMADKIAQGRLSKFFKENTLLSQEFIRDNKLTVEQFLDSTENGLTVTEFKRFSLS, encoded by the coding sequence ATGGCAATTACTGCGTCAGATGTAAACAAATTACGCCAGCAAACAGGTGCTGGTATGATGGACTGTAAAAATGCATTAGTAGAAGCAGACGGCGATTTCGAAGCTGCTGTAGATATCTTGCGTAAAAAAGGTCAAAAAGTTGCTGCGAAAAGAGGTGAAAATGAAGCTGCAGAAGGCTTGGTTTTCGCTCAAACTAGCGCAGACAGCAAAGTAGGTGTTTTGTTAACGTTGAACTGTGAAACAGATTTCGTTGCGAAAAATGATACTTACAGAAATTTCGTTCAATCGTTGGTTGATATCGCAATGAGCAATTTGCCTGCGACTTCTGAAGAGTTGAAAGGATTGAAGTATGATGATAAATTAACTGTTGAGGAGAAAATTACTGAGCAAGTTGGTGTTATCGGTGAAAAATTGGATCTTTCAGGTTATGCTGTTGTAAAAGGTGACACTGTTGTTGCTTACAACCACCCAGGAAACCAATTGGCTACTTTGGTTGCTTTGAACAAAGGAGGTGAAACTGTTGCTGAAGCTGGTCGTCAAGTTGCAATGCAAGTTGCTGCGATGAACCCAATCGCTTTGGATAAGGATGGTGTTGATGCACGTACAATTGAGCGTGAAATTGAAGTTGGTAAAGAATTGGCTATCCAAGAAGGAAAACCTGCTGAAATGGCTGACAAAATTGCTCAAGGACGTTTGTCTAAATTCTTCAAAGAAAACACTTTGTTGAGCCAAGAATTCATCCGTGATAACAAATTGACAGTTGAGCAATTCTTAGATTCTACTGAGAATGGTTTGACAGTTACTGAATTCAAACGTTTTTCTTTGAGCTAA
- a CDS encoding putative signal transducing protein: MGLITFKTFDNSMDAHILKIKLESEGIVCFLFDEHIVSVNPLYSNLVGGIKLKINEEDLIHAKNIVLELEQTPYTTDDEKIIACPKCESKHIESGYKSMKSIGAVFSAITSFLLFIFPVYRKTVYKCLDCGNEFDLKK; this comes from the coding sequence ATGGGACTGATTACTTTCAAAACTTTTGATAATTCGATGGATGCTCACATTCTAAAAATAAAATTAGAGAGTGAAGGAATCGTTTGTTTTTTATTTGATGAGCACATCGTTTCAGTGAACCCATTGTATTCCAATTTGGTAGGAGGAATCAAATTAAAAATCAATGAAGAAGACCTCATTCATGCTAAAAATATTGTCTTGGAACTTGAACAAACTCCATATACAACAGACGATGAAAAAATAATTGCTTGCCCAAAATGTGAATCTAAACACATTGAATCAGGATACAAATCGATGAAAAGTATTGGTGCTGTTTTTTCTGCCATTACTTCTTTCCTTCTATTCATTTTTCCAGTCTACCGAAAAACAGTTTACAAGTGTCTGGATTGTGGGAATGAATTTGATCTGAAGAAATAA
- the pyrH gene encoding UMP kinase, which translates to MKYRRILLKLSGESLMGDKQFGIDNQRLSVYAEQIKEIHDLGAEVAIVIGGGNIFRGVQAEEGGMDRTHGDYMGMLATMINSMALQAALESAGLQTRLQSAIEMKEISEPYVRRRAVRHLEKGRVVIFGAGTGNPYFTTDSAASLRAIEINADVILKGTRVDGIYTADPEKDPTATKFDVITFEDAYSRGLKVMDMTAFTLCMENDLPIIVFDMDSPGNLKRLMDGEQVGTIVRN; encoded by the coding sequence ATGAAATACCGTCGCATTCTTCTCAAATTAAGTGGTGAATCTCTCATGGGAGACAAACAATTTGGAATTGATAACCAGAGACTTAGTGTTTACGCTGAGCAAATAAAGGAAATTCATGATTTAGGAGCAGAGGTTGCAATTGTTATTGGAGGTGGAAACATTTTTAGAGGTGTTCAGGCTGAAGAAGGTGGAATGGATCGTACGCATGGAGATTACATGGGAATGTTGGCAACAATGATTAATTCCATGGCGCTTCAAGCCGCTCTTGAGTCGGCTGGTCTTCAAACAAGACTTCAATCGGCTATCGAAATGAAAGAAATTTCGGAACCGTATGTTCGAAGAAGGGCTGTGAGACATTTGGAAAAAGGTCGCGTAGTTATTTTTGGAGCAGGAACAGGAAACCCTTATTTCACAACCGATTCAGCAGCATCGCTCAGAGCAATTGAAATCAATGCAGATGTGATTTTGAAAGGAACACGTGTAGACGGAATTTATACGGCAGATCCAGAAAAAGATCCAACAGCAACAAAATTCGATGTAATTACGTTTGAAGATGCGTATAGCAGAGGATTGAAAGTGATGGATATGACTGCTTTTACATTGTGTATGGAGAATGATTTACCCATTATTGTTTTCGATATGGATTCCCCAGGAAATCTGAAACGATTGATGGACGGCGAGCAAGTAGGAACAATTGTAAGAAATTAA
- the frr gene encoding ribosome recycling factor — protein MTEELELIYDELKSSNAKSIDHLENELVKVRAGKATPSMLSGVLVDYYGSPTPIHQVGNVNSMDARTLTVQAFEKNMLNEIAKGIMNANLGLNPQNNGEQLIIQIPLLTEERRRDLVKKARAEAEHAKVGIRNNRKDAIDMVKSLKADGLSEDMTKDAETEIQNLTNGFIKKIDELVDLKEKDIMTI, from the coding sequence ATGACCGAAGAGTTAGAACTAATTTATGATGAACTGAAGTCATCGAATGCAAAATCAATAGATCACTTAGAAAATGAATTGGTGAAAGTAAGAGCAGGTAAAGCAACGCCTTCTATGCTTTCTGGAGTATTGGTAGATTATTACGGTTCTCCAACTCCTATTCATCAAGTGGGTAACGTGAACTCAATGGATGCTCGAACTTTAACTGTTCAGGCCTTTGAGAAAAACATGTTGAACGAGATTGCAAAAGGAATTATGAATGCAAATTTGGGATTGAATCCTCAAAATAATGGGGAGCAATTGATTATTCAAATACCACTTTTGACAGAAGAGCGCAGACGCGATTTGGTGAAAAAAGCAAGAGCAGAAGCTGAACACGCGAAAGTGGGGATTAGAAATAATCGCAAAGATGCTATCGACATGGTGAAAAGCTTGAAAGCAGACGGTCTTTCGGAAGACATGACCAAAGATGCTGAGACTGAGATTCAAAATCTAACCAATGGATTTATCAAAAAGATAGACGAATTAGTTGATTTGAAAGAAAAAGATATTATGACTATCTAA
- a CDS encoding UvrD-helicase domain-containing protein: MSKPLLIVNASAGSGKTYNLVRNYLRLLLTEEFDRAEIGQIMAMTFTNKASIEMKSRIMSDLNKLAHGKEESRDYLIETAQFVGASPESIQKKAQIVLSKILHQYEDFNVMTIDKFNLKLIRSFSKDLDLPDNFEISLDDSLVLEKAIDELLNNIDSKNQTKLYQLALNFAKSNLEDENDWNLKKILLSKAIVLTNEGYFQIIKTLTKTNFKKEQLDLWKTQFKAEKDELMIRLNSLNRLLLETGVSADAFAGKTTTFKAIIFNLKLNSDLIFFLKESKRTEANEANILKTIEEGKETQFAPAYLDFLQFISKKSPFWIELDFKIQQFHLLAILKELALSMDDIRNKESIIRVSEFNKLVAELVQNEDAPFIYERLGSRFNHFFLDEFQDTSRLQWLNIVPLIHNSLGSNYFNFIVGDPKQSIYRFKNGVAEQFVALPAIFNPENEPSIHQRSLFFQEMGIVKGLDDNWRSAEKIVAFNNQFFQELLHFMPENGQEFYNQLNQNPKGKKNGYVELILNKRKDLDTIEYTNSQLLTWIQQCISDGYKPSDICILGRRKKDCNQYANFLKSKGYQIVSSDSLLVNSDLFVQLTLTYCKWKVNRFDSQRAMQFAYFYFDHFKNENNFATYDSCFKTLDNNSSKVYFSEQLFFDQSKLDANFLDASFQNIYSLLVDFMKLIDVDPIENNYLQQLLDLAYQFDMSNGPDLMEFIHYYEKNEEKFSVQLTENEQAIQIMTAHKSKGLEFPVVMIPSFNFFSGGGNFDTYLMEINEYVVETKMSQFEAVIPEIKVEAEKENDAKTMDAINLLYVAFTRPQDRLYGININGSKNSFFRNFEGVFSKLFPEAVQETEIHVKFGEAPEIKHQSKKQTTDFSPESIQNFLWFPEISIQSTKEQETDSLTTAQRIGKQFHFIMEKSDSKETAFYALMTGLLKGQIEQEFEGILKQLLEEAFNDKHLINLFENGKHLNERTLIFDVKTRLRPDKLIVSEKQAIVIDFKTGEKSQKHEEQVLGYMTVLREIGMTEIRGYLYYTGGLGLVEVSGVDLLNS, from the coding sequence GTGAGTAAACCATTATTGATAGTAAATGCCTCAGCAGGAAGTGGGAAAACCTACAACTTAGTACGCAACTATTTGCGTTTACTTTTAACCGAAGAGTTCGATAGAGCAGAAATTGGCCAAATAATGGCTATGACTTTCACCAACAAAGCAAGTATTGAAATGAAATCACGGATTATGAGTGATTTGAACAAACTGGCGCATGGGAAAGAAGAAAGTCGAGATTACTTAATCGAAACTGCCCAATTCGTAGGAGCAAGTCCTGAGTCAATTCAAAAGAAAGCACAAATTGTACTTAGTAAAATTTTACACCAGTATGAAGATTTCAATGTGATGACCATTGATAAATTCAACCTAAAATTAATTCGTTCATTTTCCAAAGACCTCGATTTACCTGATAATTTTGAAATTTCCCTAGATGATAGTTTGGTTCTTGAAAAGGCAATTGATGAACTCTTAAACAACATCGATTCTAAAAACCAAACGAAACTGTATCAATTAGCACTCAATTTTGCTAAATCCAATTTGGAGGATGAAAACGATTGGAATTTAAAGAAAATTCTTCTTTCCAAAGCAATCGTACTGACCAATGAAGGCTATTTTCAAATCATCAAAACACTTACTAAAACAAACTTTAAGAAAGAACAACTAGACCTTTGGAAAACCCAATTCAAAGCTGAAAAAGACGAATTAATGATTCGCTTGAATTCCTTGAATCGTTTGCTGTTGGAAACTGGAGTAAGTGCCGATGCTTTTGCTGGAAAAACGACCACTTTCAAAGCCATTATTTTTAACCTAAAACTAAATTCTGACTTAATCTTCTTTTTGAAAGAAAGTAAACGAACAGAGGCAAATGAGGCAAATATCTTAAAAACCATTGAAGAAGGAAAAGAAACACAATTTGCACCCGCTTATCTGGACTTCCTTCAATTTATTAGTAAAAAAAGTCCTTTTTGGATCGAATTGGATTTTAAAATTCAACAGTTTCATTTACTCGCAATCCTGAAAGAGTTGGCTTTGAGCATGGATGATATTCGAAACAAAGAATCGATTATTCGGGTAAGTGAATTCAATAAATTGGTTGCTGAATTGGTTCAGAACGAGGATGCACCATTCATTTACGAGCGATTAGGTTCTCGATTCAATCATTTTTTCTTAGATGAATTTCAAGATACTTCGCGCTTGCAATGGCTCAACATTGTTCCTTTGATCCATAATTCACTGGGTAGCAACTACTTTAATTTCATTGTTGGCGATCCCAAACAATCCATTTACCGATTTAAAAATGGAGTAGCCGAACAATTTGTTGCATTGCCAGCAATCTTCAATCCAGAAAACGAGCCATCCATTCACCAACGCTCACTCTTTTTTCAAGAAATGGGAATCGTTAAGGGACTCGATGATAATTGGAGATCAGCAGAAAAAATCGTTGCATTCAACAATCAATTCTTTCAAGAGTTATTGCACTTTATGCCAGAGAATGGACAAGAATTTTACAATCAATTGAACCAAAATCCGAAAGGAAAAAAAAACGGATATGTAGAACTCATTCTTAACAAACGAAAAGATTTAGACACCATTGAGTATACCAATAGCCAATTGCTTACTTGGATTCAGCAATGCATTTCAGATGGATATAAACCTTCCGATATTTGTATTCTTGGACGAAGAAAAAAAGATTGTAATCAATATGCGAACTTTCTAAAATCAAAAGGCTATCAAATCGTTTCTTCGGATTCCTTATTGGTAAATAGCGATTTATTTGTTCAATTGACTCTCACCTATTGCAAGTGGAAAGTCAACCGTTTTGATTCCCAGCGAGCGATGCAGTTTGCTTACTTCTACTTTGATCATTTTAAGAACGAAAACAATTTTGCCACTTACGATAGCTGTTTCAAAACACTAGATAATAACTCATCAAAGGTTTACTTTTCGGAACAACTTTTCTTTGACCAGAGTAAATTAGATGCCAATTTCTTAGATGCCAGTTTTCAAAACATCTATTCCTTATTGGTTGATTTCATGAAGCTTATCGATGTCGATCCAATTGAAAACAATTATTTGCAACAATTACTGGATTTAGCCTATCAATTTGATATGTCGAATGGTCCAGATTTGATGGAATTCATTCATTACTACGAGAAAAACGAAGAAAAATTTAGCGTTCAATTAACTGAAAATGAACAGGCTATTCAAATCATGACTGCTCATAAATCAAAAGGATTAGAATTTCCCGTTGTAATGATTCCATCCTTTAATTTTTTCAGCGGTGGCGGAAATTTTGATACTTACTTGATGGAAATCAATGAGTATGTCGTTGAAACGAAAATGAGTCAATTTGAAGCAGTCATCCCAGAAATTAAAGTAGAAGCGGAAAAAGAAAATGATGCGAAAACCATGGATGCAATCAATTTACTGTATGTTGCATTCACTCGTCCGCAAGATCGTTTGTACGGAATCAATATCAATGGATCAAAAAATAGTTTTTTCAGAAATTTTGAAGGTGTTTTCTCCAAATTATTCCCCGAAGCAGTTCAAGAAACTGAAATTCACGTGAAATTTGGTGAAGCTCCAGAAATCAAACACCAGTCAAAGAAACAAACGACTGATTTTAGTCCAGAATCAATCCAAAACTTTTTATGGTTTCCTGAAATTAGCATTCAATCTACTAAGGAACAAGAAACGGATAGTTTAACCACTGCACAACGAATTGGAAAGCAATTTCATTTCATCATGGAAAAATCAGACTCCAAGGAAACAGCATTTTACGCTTTGATGACAGGGCTTTTGAAAGGGCAAATTGAACAAGAATTTGAAGGAATATTAAAGCAATTACTTGAAGAAGCATTCAATGACAAACACTTAATAAACCTCTTCGAAAATGGAAAACATTTGAATGAACGAACATTGATTTTTGATGTAAAAACAAGATTACGCCCTGACAAATTAATTGTTTCCGAAAAACAAGCCATTGTTATTGATTTCAAAACAGGAGAAAAAAGCCAAAAACACGAAGAACAGGTTCTGGGCTATATGACAGTCTTACGTGAAATTGGCATGACTGAAATCCGAGGATATTTGTATTATACTGGAGGATTGGGATTGGTGGAGGTTTCTGGTGTAGATTTATTAAATTCCTAG
- a CDS encoding MbnP family protein codes for MKHFLIPALLVCTGFFSCSKKKVEEPIDLPVINQSRISLKPMFGTENLQLDSVYTMSNGFKIEFVELKAYFSDIQSNGSVMKDAALFNFRETGNLVFQANQVVSNPSSIQFGIGVPSAINHNDPSLFPSSNPLNIASANDMHWDWNPGYIFFKVEAKVDTLVDGITNCDLNLTYHVGTDSYYTAKTISNLTWSAINSNLKEAWLKLDLKNFFENSGNTIDVKTETSTHSAQSQGALTEKARQNFAASISAL; via the coding sequence ATGAAACATTTTCTAATTCCTGCGTTGCTTGTTTGCACTGGATTTTTCTCTTGCTCTAAGAAAAAAGTGGAAGAGCCTATCGATTTACCAGTGATTAATCAAAGTAGGATTTCATTAAAACCAATGTTTGGAACCGAAAATCTGCAGTTAGATTCTGTTTACACGATGAGTAATGGTTTCAAAATTGAATTTGTTGAGTTGAAAGCTTATTTTTCAGATATTCAGTCAAATGGGAGTGTAATGAAAGATGCAGCTCTATTCAATTTTAGGGAAACAGGTAATCTTGTTTTTCAAGCCAATCAAGTTGTCTCGAACCCATCATCTATTCAATTCGGAATTGGAGTTCCAAGTGCCATTAACCACAATGATCCAAGTCTTTTTCCGTCTTCTAATCCTCTGAATATTGCTAGTGCGAATGACATGCACTGGGATTGGAATCCGGGCTATATCTTTTTCAAAGTAGAAGCAAAAGTGGATACACTAGTGGATGGGATAACGAATTGCGATCTTAATTTGACTTATCATGTTGGAACCGATTCGTATTATACAGCTAAAACAATTTCAAATCTCACGTGGTCAGCAATAAATTCAAATTTAAAAGAAGCTTGGTTAAAACTTGATTTGAAAAATTTCTTTGAGAATTCAGGAAACACCATTGATGTGAAAACAGAGACATCAACTCATAGCGCACAATCACAAGGTGCTTTAACCGAAAAGGCGAGACAAAACTTCGCAGCATCTATTAGCGCATTATGA
- a CDS encoding cytochrome-c peroxidase, translating into MNRFLIGILSLILLFLACTKEKVGYEPTPYVLKIPSHFPQMNIPSDNPMTEEGVLLGRMLFYEKQLSLNNTISCGSCHAPDASFSDVNQFSQGVNGTMGTRNSMALINLGWQTSFFWDGRAQTLEQQILEPVPNPVEMHLQWKEAIVRLKSNVGYRNQFYKAFGVVEFDSTHVAKALAQFLRTMISGQSKYDVMYKFANNIPLNSSELAIKNAVTSDEWAGFDLFKSLNGADCFHCHNGALMQVQKFSNNGLDAAFSDLGRGAITNNPNDNGKFKVPTLRNIELSGPFMHDGRFATLDDVIEHYSTGIQHSATIDPLIEFASQGGVQLDPEQRNQLKAFLLTLTDQHFVTNPDFKPLNP; encoded by the coding sequence ATGAATCGATTTTTGATTGGAATATTGTCTTTAATACTTTTGTTTTTAGCCTGTACGAAGGAAAAGGTGGGATATGAACCTACTCCGTATGTGCTAAAAATACCGAGTCACTTTCCTCAAATGAATATTCCTTCAGATAATCCAATGACGGAAGAAGGAGTTTTGTTAGGGAGAATGTTATTCTACGAAAAGCAATTATCACTAAATAATACCATTTCATGTGGCTCTTGCCATGCACCCGATGCTTCATTTTCAGATGTGAATCAATTTTCCCAAGGAGTAAACGGAACAATGGGAACCCGAAATTCGATGGCACTCATTAATTTGGGATGGCAAACAAGCTTTTTTTGGGATGGAAGAGCTCAAACATTGGAACAACAAATTTTAGAGCCAGTTCCGAATCCCGTAGAAATGCATTTGCAATGGAAAGAAGCAATTGTGCGTTTAAAATCGAATGTTGGTTACCGCAATCAGTTTTACAAAGCCTTTGGAGTAGTGGAATTTGATTCTACCCATGTTGCAAAAGCGTTGGCTCAGTTTCTTCGAACGATGATTTCGGGGCAATCAAAATACGATGTGATGTACAAATTTGCCAATAATATTCCACTCAATTCTTCTGAATTAGCGATAAAAAACGCGGTTACTTCTGACGAATGGGCAGGATTCGATTTATTTAAAAGCTTGAATGGAGCAGATTGTTTTCATTGCCACAATGGAGCACTTATGCAGGTACAGAAATTTTCCAACAATGGATTAGATGCTGCGTTTTCCGATTTGGGACGAGGAGCAATTACGAATAATCCGAATGACAATGGGAAATTTAAGGTTCCTACCTTGCGTAATATTGAACTTTCAGGACCTTTTATGCATGATGGGCGATTTGCCACATTGGATGATGTAATTGAGCATTATTCAACTGGAATACAACATTCTGCAACGATAGATCCACTCATAGAATTTGCTAGTCAAGGCGGGGTTCAATTGGATCCTGAACAACGTAATCAGTTGAAAGCCTTTTTATTAACGTTAACAGATCAACATTTTGTAACTAATCCTGATTTTAAACCGTTAAACCCTTAA
- a CDS encoding sensor histidine kinase — protein MNQLITILIIIASTSVCGQNKAFDHRVFDQEIDTLQNELIIDISKANLRIRKLDSTYKQLRNPEISYLLALKKIKFHGAYGDLARVKFEINKAKRFLFFFKAKAQDKLYLDLYTLVYENANKDYSKLIRKVNILIDKSDPIDRYFLMQCHLVLASSYNELGDFDHAIQEIESSKKIAGQLNNEAFEYNVSNSAGQIYFFKNSIKNALVEFEAAKKMAQKNKWKYLEQYSNSCIGEVYLYSGQLDIAKSYFDLVLKNEEKTELRDLYQLYGCLEYYYELKNNSDSSYYYSIKRNETDDLLEDLRNENLVFELEKDFQLESQKYLLDEEKNKNQQLRFILVLILICIVIIISVSYLFIRQKSDSNRLLYQQKAEIDQKNKEISNSLSIKESLLKEIHHRVKNNLQVVSSILNLQARNVKDPEALRIIEEGKERIRAIALIHNQLHLNDDSAYVEMGSYLNKLINQMGESFSSYNKKIVVKVNVEEINLAIDYAVPVGLILCELLSNSYKHAFKNREEGTIEIELKNNPEKSLQYELQFKDNGVGYSGKTAFLEQSSTGVEIIGAFIQQLDANYSYINQEDGFGMFIQFTIADRHSKDN, from the coding sequence ATGAACCAATTAATAACCATTTTGATTATTATTGCTTCAACTTCTGTTTGTGGTCAAAATAAGGCATTCGACCATCGTGTTTTCGATCAAGAAATTGATACCTTACAAAACGAGTTAATCATTGATATCTCAAAAGCAAATTTGAGAATTCGGAAACTTGACAGTACTTATAAACAGTTGAGAAATCCAGAAATTAGCTACCTACTTGCTCTGAAAAAGATCAAGTTTCACGGAGCTTATGGTGATTTAGCGCGGGTGAAATTTGAAATCAATAAAGCAAAGCGATTTCTTTTTTTCTTCAAGGCCAAGGCACAAGATAAACTATACCTTGATTTATATACTTTAGTTTACGAGAATGCGAATAAAGACTATTCGAAGTTAATTCGTAAGGTGAATATTCTGATTGATAAATCTGACCCCATAGATCGTTATTTTTTAATGCAATGTCATTTAGTTCTTGCGAGTAGTTACAATGAACTGGGTGATTTCGATCACGCTATTCAAGAAATAGAATCTTCCAAAAAAATAGCTGGTCAATTAAACAATGAAGCATTTGAGTATAATGTTTCTAATTCAGCAGGACAAATCTATTTCTTTAAAAATTCGATCAAGAACGCATTGGTGGAGTTTGAAGCTGCAAAAAAAATGGCTCAGAAAAACAAGTGGAAATACTTGGAGCAATATTCGAATTCGTGTATTGGTGAAGTTTATTTGTATTCAGGACAATTGGATATAGCAAAGAGTTATTTTGATCTCGTCTTAAAGAATGAAGAAAAGACAGAATTAAGAGATTTATACCAGCTTTATGGATGCTTGGAGTACTATTATGAATTGAAGAACAATTCAGATTCTTCGTATTATTATTCGATTAAAAGAAACGAGACAGACGATTTATTAGAGGATCTTCGAAATGAGAACCTTGTATTTGAATTAGAAAAAGATTTCCAGTTGGAATCACAAAAGTATTTGCTCGATGAAGAAAAAAATAAGAATCAACAACTTCGATTTATTCTTGTACTAATCTTAATTTGTATTGTTATAATCATTAGTGTATCGTATTTGTTTATTCGTCAGAAAAGTGACTCAAATAGACTGTTATATCAACAAAAAGCTGAAATTGATCAAAAAAACAAAGAGATTTCAAATTCATTATCAATCAAAGAAAGCCTCTTGAAGGAAATTCATCATCGGGTCAAGAATAACTTACAAGTTGTTTCCAGTATTTTGAATTTACAGGCAAGAAATGTAAAAGATCCCGAAGCATTACGAATTATTGAAGAAGGGAAAGAGCGTATTCGGGCCATCGCACTGATTCACAATCAACTGCATTTGAACGATGATTCTGCATATGTTGAAATGGGAAGCTATTTGAACAAATTAATCAATCAAATGGGGGAATCATTTTCAAGTTACAACAAGAAAATTGTCGTAAAAGTGAATGTAGAGGAAATCAATTTAGCCATTGATTATGCGGTTCCTGTAGGATTAATCTTGTGTGAATTGCTTTCAAATTCGTATAAACATGCGTTTAAAAATCGCGAAGAGGGTACTATTGAAATTGAGTTAAAGAATAATCCAGAAAAAAGTTTGCAGTATGAACTTCAATTCAAAGATAATGGAGTTGGGTATTCTGGAAAAACAGCATTCTTAGAACAATCATCAACAGGAGTTGAAATCATAGGTGCATTTATCCAACAATTAGACGCAAATTATTCTTACATAAATCAAGAAGATGGTTTTGGAATGTTCATCCAGTTTACAATTGCTGATCGACATTCTAAAGACAATTAA
- a CDS encoding helix-turn-helix transcriptional regulator, with the protein MPHIKNALLRFRIIDRALRNSYSPYPTKAKLREACEEALFGSMDGANICDSTIEKDMFAMKMEHDAPIKYSKRHNGYYYSDPDFSLDEIPLNESDIEAIRFAANTLSQFKDVGMFKQFGFAIDKIVDRVNISNDINDKSIERFVEFETPVSSRGSEFLNPILNSIKAGKVVYFDYESFQTQKRKARKVLPLLLKEYRNRWYLLCYDIVKEGIITYALDRIFDLQESEEIFQSPISFNPDQFFEHAIGITASNGKPETVVFKADNIAAKYIESQPFHASQRIVKEGKNKTTFEMTVFISEELIRSILSYGGEVVVAEPELLRTHIIDRIKLMVENYQ; encoded by the coding sequence ATGCCGCATATTAAGAATGCCTTGTTGAGATTTCGAATCATTGATCGCGCTTTGCGAAATAGTTATAGTCCATATCCTACAAAAGCGAAATTACGTGAGGCTTGTGAAGAAGCACTATTTGGCAGTATGGATGGCGCTAATATTTGCGATTCAACTATTGAAAAGGATATGTTTGCCATGAAGATGGAACACGATGCGCCAATCAAATATTCCAAAAGACACAATGGGTATTACTATAGCGATCCAGATTTTTCTTTGGATGAAATCCCACTGAATGAATCTGATATTGAAGCAATCCGCTTTGCAGCAAATACATTGAGTCAGTTTAAGGACGTTGGAATGTTTAAGCAATTTGGTTTCGCGATTGATAAAATTGTAGATCGTGTAAATATTTCGAATGATATCAATGACAAGTCGATAGAGCGTTTTGTAGAATTTGAAACTCCAGTTTCTTCGAGAGGAAGTGAGTTTTTGAATCCAATCTTAAATTCGATTAAAGCGGGAAAAGTGGTTTACTTTGATTACGAAAGTTTTCAAACCCAAAAACGGAAAGCACGAAAAGTGCTTCCTCTTTTATTGAAAGAATACAGGAATCGCTGGTATTTACTATGCTATGATATTGTGAAAGAAGGTATTATTACATATGCTTTGGATCGAATTTTTGATTTACAAGAATCAGAAGAGATTTTTCAATCACCTATTTCATTTAATCCAGATCAGTTTTTTGAACATGCAATTGGAATCACTGCAAGCAATGGGAAACCTGAAACAGTTGTTTTTAAAGCAGATAATATTGCCGCAAAATATATCGAATCACAACCTTTTCATGCTTCTCAAAGAATCGTCAAAGAAGGAAAGAATAAGACAACTTTTGAGATGACCGTTTTTATCTCAGAAGAATTAATCCGCAGTATTTTGAGTTACGGAGGAGAAGTAGTCGTAGCAGAACCTGAATTACTGAGAACACACATCATTGATAGGATTAAATTGATGGTAGAAAATTACCAATAA